One genomic region from Henningerozyma blattae CBS 6284 chromosome 2, complete genome encodes:
- the MCT1 gene encoding [acyl-carrier-protein] S-malonyltransferase (similar to Saccharomyces cerevisiae MCT1 (YOR221C); ancestral locus Anc_8.643) — translation MLSLFTFPGQGSSANLLVFKSLLQNLPIVIKQKQINKELLNLIFQTPTNPGSKTVISALLFHHYTLNHNNTFTNAVSIGHSLGELSCLTINGLFNLQDAYEIANYRNDMMIKHTLNYLMQKKALSNEQFELVAILNKNSKKFDINLPEVEQLINNTSITIANINSKDQIVLTGLSKDIEILTPQLPSNLKLKKLINPNNIPFHNNAILNPLRLDLKNFMYTRLNSNVNKLKIPIISNYNCQLTESIDSAIENFIDSTVNTVQFNKSIDKLFTDNNTQKIPGKIVSFGPGNNIHNLLKKNLIIPQQTRDSMIDYTDVDSIVSLET, via the coding sequence ATGCTATCGTTATTCACTTTCCCAGGCCAAGGCTCATCTGCGAACCTTCTAGTgtttaaatctttattacAAAACTTACCTATTGTAATTAAACAAAAgcaaattaataaagaactcttaaatttaattttccaaaCACCAACTAATCCAGGGAGTAAAACCGTTATTTCAGCGTTATTATTCCATCATTATACTTTAAATCACAATAATACTTTCACCAATGCAGTCTCGATAGGTCATTCCTTGGGAGAATTATCTTGTTTAACAATCAAtggattatttaatttacaaGATGCGTATGAAATTGCCAATTATAGAAATGATATGATGATCAAACATactttgaattatttgatgcaAAAAAAGGCTCTTTCCAATGaacaatttgaattagttgcaattttaaataaaaactccaaaaaatttgatataaatttaCCAGAGGTTgaacaattaataaataatacttcAATTACTATTGCcaatattaattctaaagATCAAATTGTATTAACTGGACTTTctaaagatattgaaatcCTAACTCCTCAATTAccatcaaatttaaaattgaaaaaattaattaatccaaataatattccatTTCATAATAATGCCATTTTAAATCCATTAAGattagatttaaaaaatttcatgtATACAAGGTTAAATTCCAATGTAAATAAGTTAAAGATTCCAATCATTTCCAATTATAATTGTCAATTAACTGAATCTATCGATTCAgctattgaaaatttcattgATTCTACTGTTAATACCGtccaatttaataaatctattgACAAACTATTTACTGATAACAATACACAAAAGATACCCGGAAAAATCGTTTCATTTGGTCCTGGCAATAATATCcataatttattgaaaaaaaacttgATCATTCCGCAACAAACAAGAGACTCGATGATTGATTACACTGACGTTGATAGTATAGTCTCTTTAGAAACTTAG
- the MGE1 gene encoding mitochondrial nucleotide exchange factor MGE1 (similar to Saccharomyces cerevisiae MGE1 (YOR232W); ancestral locus Anc_8.653), producing the protein MRFYSLNKIVRPTNTRLLLATKSTQSVWRSNVYAGSNIRMRFYSVEAQKNEEAKEENQDVKEDNSSLNEDQKKVKELESKLEEKTKENVELRDRLLRSIADFRNLQQVTKKDIQNAKDFALQKFAKDLLESVDNFGHALKAFKEDDLSKNQEINDLYTGVKMTRDVFEKTLKKHGIEQLNPLGEEFDPNKHEATFELPQPDKEPGTVFHVQQIGFTLNNRVLRPAKVGIVKDSK; encoded by the coding sequence ATGAGATTCTAtagtttaaataaaatcgTTAGACCAACCAAtacaagattattattggcCACCAAATCTACCCAAAGTGTATGGAGATCCAATGTATACGCTGGCTCTAATATCAGAATGAGATTCTATTCAGTAGAAGCCcagaaaaatgaagaagCCAAAGAGGAAAACCAAGATGTCAAGGAAGacaattcttcattaaatgaagatcaaaagaaagttaaagaattagaatcgaaattagaagaaaaaacCAAAGAAAATGTTGAATTGAGAGACCGTCTTTTAAGATCGATTGCTGATTTCAGAAACTTACAACAAGTCACCAAGAAGGATATTCAAAACGCTAAAGATTTCGCCCTACAAAAGTTTGCCAAGGATCTTTTAGAATCTGTTGATAATTTCGGCCATGCTTTGAAAGCTTTCAAAGAAGATGATTTATCTAAAAACCAAGAAATCAATGATCTATATACCGGTGTCAAGATGACTCGTGATGTCTTTGAAAAGACTTTGAAAAAACATGGTATCGAACAATTGAACCCATTGGGTGAAGAGTTTGATCCAAACAAACACGAAGCCACTTTCGAATTACCACAACCAGATAAAGAACCTGGTACTGTTTTCCATGTCCAACAGATTGGGTTCACTTTAAACAATAGAGTTTTAAGACCTGCTAAGGTCGGTATTGTTAAGGATTCTAAATAG
- the MKK1 gene encoding mitogen-activated protein kinase kinase MKK1 (similar to Saccharomyces cerevisiae MKK1 (YOR231W) and MKK2 (YPL140C); ancestral locus Anc_8.652) yields MASLFRPPESTRHNQKSPKLTLPSNLQRNHLDSTLSSSTSSSAPISHTNSNTHSNLHLNTPIKHNSNSSSTPVLSKISPRPLYSNKSYSINNTPPQLNLNKINNKTAPTTITSSTPRPPLPKLQNFANISSNPSPATSDSTLTPGDLTSKLHSSSNKNSSTTITPTLKTSSKSNVITSNTSTTNNTNANTNTNTNNNTTNTNSYSHSNNSSISHNHSLSNSSIGSNPFASSIGSNSSSSMKKRPVPPPLPPLVLTTSNTLHVSKSTATSPNKENIISLTGSLKNLNLSSKSNSPSNNIRNAITTTNMNIINKSNDSNISNDSKIIDDDSNDSDYSIVVSPYEKELIDTYKLQTQPLHSPPPIPSNRNNIIPQKLHQQNEKVRNSNSSTNNITSTHHEIEDSSNLNGKDVDELDESMWHYNHLNNEIQKLGMLGEGAGGSVAKCKLKNGSKIFALKTINILNTDPEYQKQILRELQFNKSFKSDYIVRYYGMFADNQRTSIFIAMEYMGGGSLDGIYKHLLERGGRIGEKVLGKIAESVLRGLSYLHEKKVIHRDIKPQNILLNELGQVKLCDFGVSGEAVNSLATTFTGTSFYMAPERIQGQPYSVTCDVWSLGLTLLEVAEAKFPFGSENLKTNLAPIDLLMLILTFTPNLKEEPENHIVWSSSFRSFIDYCLKKDPSDRPSPRQMIRHPWIQGQMKKSVNMQKFIKKCWES; encoded by the coding sequence ATGGCATCCTTATTTAGACCTCCTGAATCTACAAGACATAATCAGAAATCTCCTAAATTGACTTTGCCCTCGAATTTGCAAAGAAATCATTTGGATAGTACTCTGTCGTCATCAACTTCTTCATCAGCACCAATATCCCatacaaattcaaatactcATTCAAATTTACATTTGAATACTCCAATAAAACATAATTCGAATTCTAGTTCAACTCCTGTGTTATCCAAAATTTCTCCAAGACCATTATATTCCAATAAATCATATAGCATTAATAATACCCCACcacaattgaatttaaataaaatcaataaCAAGACTGCTCCAACTACAATTACTTCATCTACACCAAGACCCCCATTAccaaaattacaaaattttgCCAATATTTCATCCAATCCATCTCCTGCCACTTCTGACTCTACTTTAACTCCGGGTGATTTAACAAGTAAATTACATTCATCTtccaataaaaatagttcCACTACAATCACACCTACATTAAAGACAAgttcaaaatcaaatgtTATTACATCTAATACCTCTACGACCAATAATACTAATGCCAATACCAATActaataccaataataatacaactaATACTAATTCATATTCacattcaaataatagttCTATCTCACATAATCattcattatcaaattcatcaatcGGTAGTAATCCATTTGCATCTTCAATAGGATCTAATAGTTCATCTTCAATGAAGAAAAGACCTGTTCCACCACCTTTACCTCCTTTAGTCCTAACAACTTCAAATACTTTACATGTTTCTAAATCTACTGCCACAAGCCCCAATAAGGAAAACATAATTTCCCTAACAGGctcattgaaaaatttgaatttatcttctaaatcaaattctccttcaaataatattagaaatgctatcacaacaacaaatatgaatatcattaataaaagtaatgatagtaatattagtaatgattctaaaataattgatgatgattctAATGATTCAGATTATTCCATTGTAGTTTCACCTTATGAAAAGGAATTAATTGATACATACAAATTACAAACACAACCATTACATTCACCTCCACCAATACCATCCAAtcgtaataatattataccACAAAAATTGCATCaacaaaatgaaaaagtacgaaattcaaattcttctactaataatattacaagCACTCACCATGAAATCGAagattcttcaaatttaaatggtAAAGATGTGGATGAGTTAGATGAATCCATGTGGCAttataatcatttaaacaatgaaattcaaaaattaggAATGCTAGGTGAAGGTGCAGGTGGATCTGTAGCTAAAtgtaaattgaaaaatggatctaaaatttttgccttaaaaacaataaatattttaaatactgATCCTGAAtatcaaaaacaaatattgaGAGAATTACAATTCAACAAAAGTTTCAAGAGTGATTATATCGTTCGTTATTATGGGATGTTTGCAGATAATCAAAGAACGTCTATTTTCATTGCCATGGAATATATGGGGGGTGGTTCATTAGATGGAATTTATAAACATTTATTAGAAAGAGGTGGTAGAATTGGTGAAAAGGTCTTGGGGAAAATAGCAGAATCTGTCTTACGCGGATTATCATATTTacatgaaaaaaaagtgatTCATAGAGATATTAAACCACAAAACATTTTATTAAACGAATTAGGTCAAGTTAAATTATGTGATTTTGGTGTAAGTGGTGAAGCTGTAAATTCATTAGCCACCACCTTTACAGGTACATCATTTTATATGGCCCCTGAAAGAATTCAAGGCCAACCTTATAGTGTCACATGTGATGTTTGGTCATTAGGGTTAACATTATTAGAAGTAGCAGAAGCTAAATTTCCCTTTGGTAGTGagaatttgaaaacaaATCTGGCaccaattgatttattaatgttaATCTTAACTTTCACTCCTAATTTGAAAGAAGAACCTGAAAATCATATTGTTTGGAGTAGCTCATTTAGATCATTTATTGATTATTGTTTAAAGAAGGATCCTTCAGATAGACCATCTCCAAGACAAATGATTCGTCATCCATGGATTCAAGgacaaatgaaaaaatctGTAAATATgcaaaaatttattaaaaaatgttGGGAAAGTTAA
- the TBLA0B04010 gene encoding uncharacterized protein (similar to Saccharomyces cerevisiae YOR227W and GIP3 (YPL137C); ancestral locus Anc_8.648): MVKDDGITHEKNQLSRVISEDISSKEGTPSEFHIPTSSPIPTIIQSDDIDVPLEWLYKGKKAKKKHSDNKPHPPPTADSTSTNESHQDEFKQDESRLSSNEILKTPLATASEEVASPTLNTPKRNRSASINTASTTRRPTLVTPISTTDLTPPTSSSSNTNSLKRSSSLTEKSKKSLFSSLFGRRSSSNSGSQRPLLQNPMGKNALSGSAVENTPPQTPTRSRSPSTSRLVNEHENEPSSPKLPPVTDLDSVNERIILNKNPLKKPSLPIEELSKLNLKRVRFAVNNFESDPPQQLPSRKPKPGNVLIPDDMISEPPAISMGITNTSGNITMKYVPIFTKDSKEYKLALERHKLALKEAQKHQEEAHYAAERIAYEVNKFSKKPNILTTTEPIYENFEAFTKKKAAIDKPIHLNEHPFEELNQTSSNSTTATTTNNNYTSLTSPKYKEITLDIIYTRCCHLREILPIPSTLRQVKGKTAPLQTLKFLNPKPTLIDILSFCDFISIVPIYNIIFDNVTLSPLMFKILICSVVNTTVLEKLGLRNVVIDEYGWKLLCKFLMRNNSIIKLDISQTRTRSDLPKSSYRDSMDWNLFCQVLKLRRGNPLQELLLNGIKFHKLSVEIFENVLVAFATNSNINQKLKPYNPLRLGVATSDISATHIKSLLNWASEYNVQGMDLAFNDLSTLVKPIVNKLSSLDFSNLQYFTLNSTNILNSYDAALVLKYLSKLPDLKFLDLSNLPQIFPEIFPYLHKYLPRFTTLKRIHFDNNSLRHRDISMLCNILVKCRTLSQVSMLGQNLSLSVEEENELAVNTDNSGGSNYNSEFARNTLSVTLYTFVRDSPNLVSLDLDYHEISDEIQQRIGICLMRHMDKKMDSSFKIDELATQDDLLYDGSLMTETAETIMTRVTQNSQKNPNQLNKQDSTKRYLFRKYVENLFKVHNNVHQTIDNLYEKQKNIELSNQERDNLTRLILLEKNLHNILDIFTGVPTFTSILGQSLPLLKHVDSQSTILADNDKDSNSSPMTLAETENLSRPHLMATDSGRIIDVFTGKSLNDMSDTSTSHNDKTNNIYKKYQQEEGELHKWGFFVQQRHSIYPDNLDINGLKDHHNHSQTNNNLSSKSSTPSVDSNDNAVSKKHQYTSLNNNNNINPTISNGSSTDSGTENSITNGGDTANSVKQKPNPFVNITNASLFHKSDHNQKKSEHEMVVNTTTDPQQHHHHRHHHNHQHNNLTSSKDHISRLSVQRPQLHASRSGDELRNAIIKAKGVDSIENLIHSVNENEAELETIYGRPIKSLHEDEMTRRDNLSKG; the protein is encoded by the coding sequence atggTTAAGGATGATGGCATCACCCATGAAAAAAACCAATTGTCTAGGGTCATATCAGAAGATATCTCTTCTAAAGAAGGCACACCTTCAGAATTCCATATTCCAACTTCCAGTCCAATTCCAACTATTATTCAATCCGATGATATTGATGTCCCATTAGAATGGTTGTATAAAGGTAAGAAGGCTAAAAAGAAACACTCGGATAATAAACCACATCCCCCGCCGACAGCAGATTCTACTAGCACTAACGAATCACACCAGGATGAATTTAAACAGGATGAGTCTCGACTTTCAAgtaatgaaattttgaaaactCCTCTGGCAACGGCTTCTGAAGAAGTAGCCTCACCTACACTCAATACACCCAAGAGAAATCGATCAGCATCGATTAATACTGCTTCAACTACAAGAAGACCTACACTTGTAACCCCAATTTCCACCACAGATTTAACTCCTCCCACATCTTCTTCCTCCAACACAAATTCTTTGAAAAGAAGTTCATCACTGACtgaaaaatctaaaaaatcTCTCTTTTCCTCTCTTTTTGGTAGAAGATCCTCTTCAAACTCAGGATCTCAAAGGCCTTTGCTTCAAAACCCAATGGGTAAGAATGCGCTTTCAGGATCAGCTGTGGAAAATACCCCACCACAAACACCCACAAGATCCAGGTCACCCTCCACATCTCGACTCGTAAATGAACATGAGAATGAACCTTCATCCCCTAAATTACCACCAGTCACAGATTTAGATAGTGTTAATGAAAGaatcattttaaataaaaaccCTTTGAAGAAACCTAGTCTACCgattgaagaattaagtaaattgaatttgaaaagagtTCGATTTGctgttaataattttgaatcgGATCCTCCACAACAATTACCTTCTAGAAAACCTAAACCTGGTAATGTCTTGATTCCAGATGATATGATTAGTGAACCACCTGCGATTTCCATGGGGATTACAAATACTTCAGGAAATATTACTATGAAATATGTACCTATATTCACAAAGGATtctaaagaatataaattagCATTGGAACGTCATAAATTAGCCTTAAAGGAAGCTCAAAAACATCAAGAAGAAGCACATTATGCTGCTGAAAGAATTGCTTATgaagtaaataaattttctaaaaaacCAAATATTCTTACCACAACTGAGCCCATATATGAAAATTTCGAAGCTTTTACCAAGAAAAAAGCTGCTATTGATAAGCCAATACATTTAAATGAACATccttttgaagaattaaatcaaactTCAAGTAATAGTACTACTGCCACCACTactaataacaattatACATCCCTTACCTCTCccaaatataaagaaattactTTAGATATAATTTATACAAGATGTTGTCATTTAAGAGAAATCTTACCAATCCCATCTACTTTAAGACAAGTAAAAGGTAAAACTGCTCCCCTACAGActttaaagtttttaaaCCCAAAGCCAactttaattgatattctATCATTTTGTGATTTCATTTCTATTGTAccaatttataatattatatttgataacGTTACACTTTCACCACTTATGTTTAAGATTCTAATTTGTTCTGTTGTAAATACTACagttttagaaaaattggGTTTAAGAAATGTGGTCATTGATGAATATGGTTGGAAATTATTATGTAAATTCTTAATGCGTAATAATTCCATTATAAAATTAGACATTTCGCAAACAAGAACCCGGTCAGATTTGCCCAAATCTTCATATAGAGATTCTATGGATTGGAATTTATTCTGTCaagtattaaaattaagaaGAGGAAATCCTttacaagaattattattaaatgggATAAAATTCCATAAGCTTTCAgtagaaatttttgaaaatgtaTTGGTTGCCTTTGCCACAAATTCCaatattaatcaaaaattgaaaCCATATAATCCATTAAGATTAGGTGTGGCAACCTCAGATATTTCAGCCACTCATATCAAAAGTCTGTTAAATTGGGCATCAGAATATAATGTTCAAGGTATGGATTTAGCATTCAATGATTTATCTACACTTGTTAAGCCTATTGTGAAcaaattatcatcattgGATTTCTCaaatttacaatatttCACTTTAAATAGTACcaacattttaaattcatatGATGCTGCATTAGTACTTAAATATCTTTCCAAATTACCTGATTTGAAATTCCTAGATTTAAGCAATTTACCACAAATCTTCCCCGAGATTTTCCCATATTtacataaatatttaccCAGGTTCACAACTTTGAAAAGAATtcattttgataataattcgTTACGTCATCGAGATATCTCTATGCTTTGTAATATCTTGGTGAAATGTCGAACTCTATCACAGGTCTCTATGTTGGGTCAAAACTTATCTTTATCTGTAGAggaagaaaatgaattggCTGTTAATACGGACAATAGTGGTGGATCTAATTACAATTCAGAATTTGCTAGAAATACGTTATCAGTTACATTATACACATTTGTAAGAGACTCTCCTAATTTGGTTAGTTTGGATTTGGACTATCACGAAATTTCAGATGAAATTCAACAAAGAATTGGTATTTGTTTAATGAGACATATGGATAAGAAAATGGATTCTAGTTTCAAGATTGATGAATTAGCCACTCaagatgatttattatatgATGGATCTTTAATGACAGAAACTGCAGAAACCATTATGACAAGAGTGACACAAAACTCTCAAAAGAATccaaatcaattgaataaacAAGATTCTAccaaaagatatttatttagaaaatatgtggagaatttatttaaagttCATAATAATGTTCATCAAAccattgataatttatatgaaaagcagaaaaatattgaactATCCAATCAAGAAAGAGATAATTTGACAAGATTAATCTTGTTGGAGAAAAATTTACACAATATTTTGGACATCTTTACGGGTGTCCCCACATTCACTAGTATCTTGGGACAAAGtttaccattattaaaGCATGTGGATTCACAAAGTACTATATTGGCGgataatgataaagatTCGAACTCAAGTCCAATGACATTAGCAGAGACTGAAAACTTATCAAGACCACATTTAATGGCTACGGATTCCGGTAGAATTATTGATGTATTTACTggtaaatcattaaatgatatgTCAGATACAAGTACAAGCCATAATGataaaactaataatatttataagaAATATCAACAAGAAGAAGGTGAATTGCATAAATGGGGGTTTTTCGTTCAACAACGGCATTCCATTTATCCTgataatttagatattaaTGGATTGAAAGATCACCACAATCATAGCcaaactaataataatttatcatcaaaATCATCTACTCCTTCTGTAGATAGTAACGATAATGCTGTGAGTAAAAAGCATCAATATACTTcattgaataataacaataatataaatcCTACTATTAGTAATGGGAGTAGCACAGATAGTGGTACTGAGAATAGTATTACCAATGGGGGTGATACTGCAAACTCTGTGAAGCAAAAGCCAAATCCATTTgttaatattacaaatgCGTCATTATTTCATAAATCAGATCATAATCAAAAGAAATCTGAACATGAAATGGTCGTAAATACAACAACAGATCCTCAACAGCACCACCATCACCGTCACCACCATAATCATCaacataataatttaacatCTTCTAAAGATCATATATCCAGACTTTCCGTTCAAAGACCTCAATTACATGCAAGTAGAAGTGGTGATGAATTAAGAAATGCAATTATCAAGGCTAAAGGTGTggattcaattgaaaatctGATCCATAGTGTGAATGAGAATGAAGCTGAGTTGGAAACCATTTATGGTAGACCAATCAAATCTTTACatgaagatgaaatgaCAAGAAGAGATAACCTTTCAAAGGGATGA
- the TBLA0B04000 gene encoding WD40 repeat domain-containing protein (similar to Saccharomyces cerevisiae WTM2 (YOR229W) and UME1 (YPL139C); ancestral locus Anc_8.651), which produces MTIMNGKTQYEHISSYKPIFQTSVNNVSRFRKTITFTDNVVPDTDDNTLTTQLLYSQGSNVYEIDCVLPLESFNNSILLLDDQDNEVVPGESTESATRKPDLDYGKAFESMEKNPLNAKWAYQGETITKLTYISGSSTDVNAIGMASNGSLAWFRDGVKVPVHIMQEMMGPGTSFSSMHSIKGSEHLAVSDFSISFDSETVVKSHSNGSADESILKIVDNSGKPGELLRKLRVPGTTVTHAVRFLDNHMFVTCSDDNIVRFWDTRTKDEPLFILSDPNNGLLTSFDVSPVATSLFATGSDTGIVKLWDVRAVSNAAVDLSNRQNGEDPIQTEIVTLHHAGGDNVVDIHFSETSSNEFVTVGGTGDVYHWDMSSFMSEFDDDNDDTEVLNLPATEEVNSTCLKFFHTGGSKRSPSNRGMKNTVAWHPVISDLIGTVDVDSLISVYKPFTAPAN; this is translated from the coding sequence ATGACTATAATGAACGGTAAGACTCAATACGAACACATCTCCAGTTACAAACCAATTTTCCAAACGTCTGTTAATAACGTTTCTAGGTTCAGAAAGACTATTACTTTCACTGACAATGTTGTTCCAGATACCGATGACAACACTTTAACCACTCAATTGTTATACTCTCAAGGTTCTAATGTGTATGAAATTGATTGTGTCTTACCATTGGAATCTTTTAACAATTCCATATTATTGTTGGATGATCAAGATAATGAAGTGGTTCCAGGCGAATCTACTGAATCTGCTACTAGAAAGCCAGATTTGGATTACGGTAAGGCTTTTGAATCAATGGAAAAAAACCCATTGAACGCTAAATGGGCTTACCAAGGTGAAACTATTACAAAATTGACCTACATTTCTGGTTCATCTACTGATGTCAATGCTATTGGTATGGCCTCTAACGGTTCATTGGCTTGGTTCAGAGATGGTGTTAAAGTACCAGTACATATCATGCAAGAAATGATGGGTCCAGGTACATCTTTCTCCTCCATGCATTCTATAAAGGGCTCAGAACATTTGGCAGTATCTGatttttccatttcttTTGATTCCGAAACAGTAGTTAAATCTCATAGTAATGGTTCTGCTGACGAAagtattttgaaaattgttGATAATTCAGGTAAACCAGGTGAATTATTGAGAAAATTAAGAGTCCCAGGTACTACAGTGACTCATGCTGTTAGATTCTTGGACAACCATATGTTTGTTACATGTTCTGATGATAATATCGTTCGTTTCTGGGATACTAGAACTAAAGATGAACCTTTATTCATTCTAAGTGATCCAAATAACGGGTTGTTAACTTCTTTCGATGTATCTCCAGTGGCTACTTCTCTTTTCGCTACAGGTTCTGATACTGGTATTGTTAAATTATGGGATGTCCGTGCTGTATCCAATGCTGCTGTTGATCTATCCAACAGACAAAACGGTGAAGATCCTATCCAAACTGAAATCGTCACTTTACATCATGCTGGCGGTGACAATGTCGTCGATATCCATTTCTCAGAAACTTCTTCCAACGAATTCGTCACAGTGGGTGGTACTGGTGATGTATACCATTGGGATATGTCCTCTTTCATGTCTGAATTCGATGATGACAACGATGATACTGAAGTCTTGAACTTACCAGCCACAGAAGAAGTTAACTCTACTTGTTTGAAATTCTTCCACACTGGTGGATCTAAGAGATCTCCATCCAACAGAGGTATGAAGAACACTGTAGCTTGGCATCCAGTCATCTCCGATTTGATCGGTACTGTGGACGTAGACAGCTTGATTTCTGTTTATAAACCATTCACTGCTCCAGCTAATTGA
- the TBLA0B04020 gene encoding uncharacterized protein (similar to Saccharomyces cerevisiae ODC2 (YOR222W) and ODC1 (YPL134C); ancestral locus Anc_8.644): MSEKKNTPFVYKFTAGAVAGISEILLMYPLDVVKTRMQLQVSNPGITNSDTMYGGIIDCFTKMIRKEGASKLYKGISSPILMEAPKRATKFATNEEFSYQYKRLFPNVGAQSIATLSGASAGICEAFVVVPFELVKIRLQDRNSVFKGPLDVLRNLIKKEGVFSIYNGLESTLWRQSVWNAGYFGSIFQIRSILNQYPSMEKNVTIRDLIAGMIGGTIGVLLNIPFDVVKSRIQSQPILENGVRKYNWAWPSLFVVYREEGFLALYKGFLPKVVRLGPGGGIMLVVFNGVLTWMGGGK; the protein is encoded by the coding sequence AtgagtgaaaaaaaaaacacacCCTTTGTGTACAAGTTTACCGCCGGAGCAGTAGCTGGGATCAGTGAGATTCTATTAATGTATCCTTTGGATGTCGTAAAGACACGTATGCAATTGCAAGTGTCTAACCCTGGGATAACTAATAGCGACACGATGTATGGTGGGATTATTGATTGTTTCACAAAAATGATCCGTAAAGAGGGCGCTAGTAAGTTGTATAAAGGTATCAGTTCACCAATTCTCATGGAAGCACCTAAACGTGCTACCAAGTTTGCTACTAATGAAGAATTCTCATACCAATACAAACGTCTTTTCCCCAATGTCGGGGCACAATCAATTGCCACATTGAGTGGTGCGTCAGCAGGTATTTGTGAAGCGTTTGTGGTAGTACCGTTTGAATTGGTCAAGATTCGACTCCAAGATAGAAATAGTGTATTCAAAGGACCATTGGATGTTCTTCGAAACTTAATCAAGAAAGAAGGTGTTTTTTCCATCTATAACGGGTTAGAAAGTACGCTATGGAGACAGTCTGTATGGAATGCAGGTTATTTTGGAAGTATATTCCAAATCAGATCCATATTAAACCAATACCCAAGTatggaaaaaaatgttaCTATACGTGATTTAATTGCAGGGATGATCGGTGGGACCATTGGTGTTTTGTTAAATATCCCATTCGATGTGGTGAAGTCAAGAATTCAATCACAACCTATTTTGGAGAATGGGGTAAGGAAATACAATTGGGCTTGGCCCTCATTGTTTGTCGTTTATCGTGAAGAAGGGTTTCTTGCTCTATACAAGGGGTTCTTACCAAAAGTTGTCCGTCTAGGTCCAGGTGGTGGGATTATGCTTGTAGTGTTTAATGGGGTCTTGACATGGATGGGAGGAGGCAAGTAA